The proteins below are encoded in one region of Helianthus annuus cultivar XRQ/B chromosome 2, HanXRQr2.0-SUNRISE, whole genome shotgun sequence:
- the LOC110927347 gene encoding plasmodesmata-located protein 2 codes for MKSSFFTLILIFLLVSISVSISAAPDNTKLVYKGCANQPLPDPNGVYSSSLSAIFGTLIQQSSKAKFFKTTSGSVSGLFQCRGDLTNVECYTCVSRLPILMDKLCGKTVAARIQLLGCYMLYEVSGFAQISGMELLYKTCGKKSNAGGNFQQIRDSAFSSLESVVGSGNGGFYTTSYESVYVLGQCQGDLGASDCGNCVKSAVQRAQVECGTSVSGQIYLHRCFISYNYYPNGASTKNRPDSSSSYSSDSSSSPSSSSSSGSNPGRTVAIILGGAAGVGFIIVILLIARKAMKKDDDY; via the exons ATGAAATCCTCTTTCTTCACTCTCATTCTCATCTTCCTCCTTGTATCTATATCTGTATCTATATCTGCTGCACCAGATAACACCAAGTTGGTTTACAAAGGATGTGCAAACCAACCTCTTCCAGATCCAAATGGGGTCTACTCATCTTCCCTTTCCGCCATTTTTGGCACACTCATTCAACAATCTTCAAAAGCAAAGTTCTTTAAAACCACCAGTGGCAGTGTTTCTGGTCTGTTTCAGTGTAGAGGAGATCTCACCAATGTTGAGTGTTACACTTGTGTTAGCAGGCTGCCTATATTAATGGATAAACTTTGTGGGAAAACTGTCGCTGCAAGAATCCAgcttttggggtgttacatgctCTATGAGGTTTCTGGGTTTGCTCAAATATCTGGAATGGAGTTGTTGTACAAAACATGTGGGAAGAAAAGCAATGCAGGTGGGAATTTTCAACAAATAAGGGATTCTGCTTTTTCTTCTTTGGAAAGTGTTGTGGGAAGTGGGAATGGTGGGTTTTATACAACAAGTTATGAGTCTGTGTATGTGTTGGGACAATGTCAAGGTGATTTAGGGGCTTCTGATTGTGGAAACTGTGTGAAAAGTGCTGTGCAAAGGGCTCAAGTTGAATGTGGAACCTCTGTTTCTGGTCAAATTTATCTTCATAGATGTTTCATTAGttataattattatcctaatggGGCCTCAACAAAAAATAGACCAGATTCATCTTCTTCATACTCATCAGATTCATCTTCTTCACCTTCATCTTCTAGTTCATCAG GATCTAATCCGGGGAGAACAGTTGCAATAATATTGGGAGGGGCTGCAGGTGTTGGGTTTATAATTGTGATCTTGTTGATTGCTAGAAAAGCAATGAAGAAAGATGATG ATTACTGA